The following nucleotide sequence is from Dunckerocampus dactyliophorus isolate RoL2022-P2 chromosome 7, RoL_Ddac_1.1, whole genome shotgun sequence.
TCTTCTGTTAATGTGTGAACGTAATGCCCAAAACAGCGTATTCCAGTCAGCAATTCCCactcccacactgtccgtgccttcttttttctagtttatgcctCCAGAAGTctgccctgggcagattacattgaaatggcaacacatagaacctgaaatctgattgggCAAGATAATATAAGAGGACATACACGACCGGAAGCAGTGCAACCCCTGAGACACGCtactaaatgaagtcaaagatTTTGGCAGCTTAGCAGACCATCAGGAATCTCTTCATCATAGATTGACAAACTTGGGGGCCCCAAACAGCATCTTGCTTAGGACCCCCCCAAAGACAGAAACAGCCCTGACTATCAGCACTCAAGCCGATAGCCGTCTTCTAGCTAGCGGAAGGAGAGGGATGAACACGAGTGGTTACAAATCGCAGTTTATAgggagagaagaagaggaagtgaataaatattCCGTGGTCATTGCCAGCAAGAGCGGTCAGTATTGGTCGGCTTGTCTCCTCTCTCTCTGAATTTTTTGCCATGTTCGTTTCCACTTCcacggtgatggctttccttttctttggcgcacagCCGCTCAGGAGACAGTTTTTCGCAGCAGcgacagatcaaagtcttattcatctcgTGTGTGAAGTTCAGACTTGTAGGTGATGTATTTCTGTCCCGGTTGGGGGCAAcggttctcttttcctccaaccggcagcaacaggttgtctatgaagaagacagaTTGCGGGtcgagagaggaaaatggcgaaacgcATACAGAACACTAACACGAGCTtctctggcggtggatctgcctttagcaGTGACGCCATCGGCAAAGATAAACGTGACATGGGTGATgcaggtgacgtagacacaaatgcagttgacaactGCAGCCGacgcaacaagctagtggttagcattgcTGAGCCGTGTGGCGCGACactggaagcagttcagagtcagaacccgaccctgattcttctgacgagtggctgtcGTCTGGATGGGTcggcagcagggattcatccccacatcccgCAGACCCCACCCTCACTCTGCTtcaatttgcttctctgcagaaaaagctccttttctgttttttggggtcaaaatcaggtgtttttgctgaaactaccctatttTCTAccaccaatatctaaagacccaaaaaggctagaaacaaactttttttcctgatgaaagaagagagtctaaagcttctttagatagtttcaatgtttatgtagtcctaaaactcaatattctgtgggtcttaaAGGTCCTGCTTCGCGATCCATTCCCAAACTCCAGGAGATGATCAAAGCCGGAATGAACATCGCACGTTTGAATTTCTCCCACGGTTCACACGAGGTATGTGCCCACCCTCCGAGTTACTTTAGCGCTCTTGAGCTTTTTGATCATGTAACGTGTTGATTATGTGGCAGTACCACGGGGAAACCATCAAAAACATCCGCGAGGCTGTGGAGACGATAACCTCTGACCCCTTGTACTATCGACCTGTGGCCATCGCCTTGGATACAAAAGGACCAGAGATCCGTACGGGATTAGTGAAAGGGGTAAACACACTTCCTAATTCTTGGTGTCCTGCAAACGTTGTTGAGCTATTTTGTTTCATCCTATTATGTTCTTTTGTCTTCATGTTGCACACCGCCGACTTAGCTCAAGAGCTGTGAGCGGCGGGAAAGTCTTTTCATTTCCTGATTGGATTACAGGAAGCGCCGCATGACACACACGCTGCATGCCGCCGTGTCTCTGACACAGCTTCTTTCCTATCTTAGTTACATCGCCATGGAGAATTCACATATTAACATTAGTGCCATGGACatccatattatcattattattattcataacaaaaataatgaaaaataataatactttatTATGAAGAATAACTAATCATACAatcatgtacagtggtgtgaaaaagtgtttgccccttcctgatttcttattttctcgccgtgtttgtcacacttcaatgtttcagatcatcaaacaaatgtaaatattagtcaatgacaacacaactcaacacaaaatgcactttttaaatgaaactttttattattaagggggaaaaaaacatccatagctacatgtccctgtgtgaaaaagtgatttccccctaaagctaataagtggttgggccccccttagcagcaacaactgcaatcaagcgtttgtgataacttgcaatgagtctcttacagcgctggggaggaattttgcacaattgttgtcattcagccacattggaggcttttcctttttaaggtcatgccacagcatctcaataggattcaggtcaggacttggactagaccactccaaagtcttcagccattcagaggtggacttgctggtgtgttttggatcattgtcctgctgcagaacccaagttgctttcagcttgaggtcaccaacagatggccggacattctccttcagcacaattcatgcttccattcatcacagcaagtcttccaggtcctgaagaccatcacactaccaccaccatgttttactgttgctatgatgttcttcttctgaaatgtggtgttacttttacgccagatgtaatgggacacacaccttccaaaaagttcaacttttgtcttgtcagaccacagactattttcccaaaggtcttggggatcatcaagatgttttctggcgaaATCGAGACGaccttcatgttgttttgttcagcagtggttttggtcttggaactctgccatgcaggtcgtttttgcccagtgtttttcttatggtggagtcatgaacactgaccttaactgaggtaagtgaggcatgcagttctttggatgttgttgtggggtcttttgtgacctcttagatgagtcatcgctgcgttcttggggtcattttggttggccggccactcctgggaaggttcaccactgttctatgttttggccatttgtggataatggctctcactgtggttggctggagtcccacagctttagaaatgactttataaccttttccacactgacagatctcaattcatctgaGTTATTTTTAACAGGGGGTCAATcatttttttacacagggccatgtagctttggatttttttctccctcaataatGAAGTTTCatgcaaaaactgcattttgtgttcagttgtgttgtcattgaccaatatttacattagtttcatgatctgaaacatttaaaaactttaaaaacactttttcacaccactgtaatataataatatgaaaataaataaaaaatatataggatattgttatattgtgtaGTATGTtatattgtatagtatgttgcATAGAATGTTATTATGAATATAccatatagtaaatatatataacatgagttcaaaaataaatactataaTGAAAACATCATAACATCATAATAGGTAatgtaatacaatacaatatcatATTGTGTAATATAAAGTTCTATATTATTAATTCTTAGGtacttcattaaaaaatagttaaacattttttttatatgtttcaaatctaaaataataaaaataaaggtcacttaataatatattttagatGAGTTACGATGTAACTTTGATAACTGTAATCCAAATATGGTTatataaatatgataaatacagtggaacctcggttagtagGGATGAGCCCGATACTCCTTTTAGACGCGTAtccgttacagataatgcatttttgcagagtacgagcatgaaaggAGTACaactcgtcattatccgtaatcgtgatgaaaccGGGTAACTATTTATATAATCACTCACGCCAGTCAGTCAGTCACGCTCTgtcattggccagtcacacacagcgaccgcccctccctagacagactccctacagccagagagaggagtacgtGATGCATTTGAGAAGACAGAGTTGAAAGTGGCTTCGGTCACTGCCAGtttttccggttaaaccacgcccactccgagtacagatacggatacagatcatttagatgggtgaacagatacagatatagataCTGATAACGGTGACGTGACCGAGGCAATTTGGCATCCccacatgtttatatatttgtcaggtttttagtgctaagttgctgtgtgatgaatttattattgttattaaagtGTTCTGAgcaagatgacaccgtgagtatatatatatatataaatacctCCTGCCATttgcaatgggttgacaagcttgttgtcctgattggctcctgccaaagaaagagctgccgtttcctcactgattcgcgagcggcacagtatttaaacaattagtcatagttctgaagtaaaggagatgttagaatttagccataaatgagCCGCagtgctgtataagccgcagggttcaaagctgaagaaaaacatagcggtttatacactggaatttacaatACTTTCCCAGATAAccctttttatgacttttttgggAACATAACCAGTAACTACTAGTAAGAATGACTTCACTGGTCATATGTGACCTAATGCAGCTCAGCACCACAGGATGTTGATAAAAGGACTTTACTTTCACTTTAGTCAAGGTTGTGTAGtagaaatgaacatttgatcATTTACAACTTGAAGTGTATTGAGTTTGACTAAATCGATTGATTTTTTAGAAATTGACCTAAAATTCTTCTAGAGATTTTAGTCACTTGTCACAGTGTTGCTAACTTGGCGATTTTGTCGCTAGatctggcaacattccaaacccCCCCTTGACGacgtattttctcaaaagcgacaagCGACAAATCTGTCAACTTTTTCTGCCGTCGTTGGccagttttctggtatttggggacactaaagtgaaagcacattttgttgtgcattttgtgttctcactgagcaacaGCGGCTGCTGTTGACAGGCCCAGATGCAGTCACAAGCCAGCAGTGTACAGTCAGCTGCCGCGGCACACTGGGAGCATGATGTGGAGCTCTATGCATCgaaagtgcaaatgaatcacgcatgcgcgATGCCACGGCGGTGGGGATCGCCCTGTTTTACACAGCGAAATCTAAcgcaaatgtttcttaatcttcagtaAGCCTGGATAAAAGAGGAGGGCGTCTCTATCTTTTACTGTTGGTCTATTGCTGCTCTTTATTGATAAAATGAAGTGGACTGTCTTACAATTCTTCAGGTAAATGTAAGTCATAGATAAGCCTACTACTGTATTGCCGATATTTGTGAAGCTCgttgctattacatatattcaccagaagagtgtgctccTCACGAACCACATTGAGTCACgttaatgtgagccatagagtaaacacagcataatctgttattcgctgCTAAATTGTGCTCATTTAAAAAAGTTCTCAATAGCCAATGTgtaatgggagaactttgagaggcactggctgagataaaatattcaattaatttattttgtcgaaatgatggccaattttaaatcaaCACACCAAGAATCAAGTATATTTGTAGTTATAAACGTAGTTACGGTGTTTTTACTcaccttttttgtctctcctatgagGTGATGCTTTTTCCCCACAGCATTTTACAACAGCACATGCAAATTCCATGCAAATgagatgatgacatcatctagtgacttccaggacagccaatagctacttttcttactcaAACGTTGGCAACAGTGCCCACTTAGCACTTCCTGCTAGTGCTGTATTATGCTAGCAGCAGAAATATAGCACAACATATCCCCTTATACACAcgggtaaacaaacaaaaacagtaatttttttttttttttaatgttttagatAACTTACTTTCACCAAACACTAAATAAACCTCATGTAAGTTGTGTTAACCAGCTCGCAacttgttagctagctagctgtttgtggctaacaataaaaaaattctgccttgcactgtatatatttttacagcaaGGTGTTCATTCaacaatatgtttgtttgttgattGTGTTGGTGTCtggcgtgcgtgcgtgcgtgcgtgcgtgcgtgtgtgtgtagaaaGTGGAGGGAGAGGTGCAGCTGGAAAAGGGCAGCCACGTCCGCGTGGCGACAGCAGAGTGTGACAAAGACAGCACAGACGGGAAGACCATCTGGGTGGACTATCCCAGTCTGCCTCGGGTGCTGAAGAAGGGAGGCAAGATGTACATCGATGACGGCCTCATTGGACTCAAAGTTCTGGAAACAGGTGTGACACGTTATGATCACAGGCCACCGCACATCAGATGAGATCCAGTACAAGCAGTGATGATTCTTAATTCATGtgtaaataaagttgtttttgagTAGCTTTCCTTTTACTTGTTTGTGCCCTCGTCCTCCTCTTCGGCAGGTCCAGACTGGGTGGACGCGGTGGTGGAGGCCGGCGGCGTGCTGTGCAGCCGTAAAGGCGTCAACCTGCCCGGCTGCGACCTGCTCGGCCTTCAGGCGGTCAGCGAGCGAGACGAGGCCGACCTGAGGTTCGGGGTGGCGCAGGGTGTGGACATGGTGTTTGCCAGCTTCATCCGCTCGGCCCAGGACGTCAGGGATGTACGACGGGCCCTGGGGGCCCACGGGAGGGAAATCAAGGTGATCAGCAAGGTGGAAAGTCGGCAAGGAGTCCAGAAGTAAGTCATGTGAAAAATTTGAACCAGAGTAAGGCAGCAACGGAAAGATTTTTGGATTTCTTGCTAAATACAGTGTCATTTgtttacccagcatgccttgcggtgtgCAGCTAGGGTCATTTTGCGTAGCCATTCATTTTGATAAGGTTGCATCTTCTATTCCATATGTGTTAACTTTCTGTTGTTATAGTTAATTACACCATGAGTGACGTGGGTGTTTGAGGtagtgacttcctgtttaattagcacaaaaaagggaaagccatgtgtgctcatgtttcaaaAATCCAAAAACCCTTTCATGTTTCCATGCGGTATCTGGCTTTGAAAGCATCTTTTTTCTTCCTCACTTCTACTACGAAACCTTGCATTGCGCTTCGTTAAGCTCCACATGTTTGCTGTGTGTGCAAGCTAGCGGCCCCGACTCTATGGCTGACAAAAGGTCTCGCTCTGttcgctgttgttctatggaacgctgttgttctatgaagtgtctcggtgctgaaccaatgcagcaacgaatgcacagagtgaaccctcttcctgcctgtttgcaggcgagagacgaggaaaacagacacgcatgtatggaatcacaggagtgccaaaattaaaaggcaatacgtgtggaaatacaaagagaatcaataatacaaaaatatacaaagttagtcttttttttaaaactattttgtctttgttttttctgtactgtctttgttttttccaatttgccgttttttttcctactttgtatttgtcttttccactagCGTTTTGTCATTGCGTTTGGTCATACCATGCAAATGCAGAAGAATGAGTCATTCTGCCAGGATGATGACTCCCCCATACGTGATTACACGACTTCTGCTTGCAGGGGCTGTGTAGTTAAGGAAACTCGGGAGCCCGGAAATAATGCCCGCAAATACATCTTTATCAAAAGTAAACGGGGAAATTGAAATATGGTGGACGTAGACGAATTGAGAAGAGGTGTTCAACGAGAATTATGAGCAATTGCTCAGTTGGTGGAAAATGTCGTGGaaagttttgataaaaaaagtctttaaagtcTTTAAAGGCTATATCTGCGTTGATGAATGCAGATATGGATGAAACTGTGTAGCGCAATCTTTAAGAggtaaatgtcttattttattgtattttaatttcCCCCGTTTACTTTTGAATGTCATTCTTCtgcatttgcatggtattatcaaatgcaatgacaaaacgcaagtggaaaagacaaatacaaagcaggaaaaaaaacggcaaattggaaaaaacaaagacaatacagaaaaaacaaaaacaatatagtaaaaaatatgactacatttggatattttttaattattgattctctttgtatttccacatttgcatatttttgcattattgattctctttgtatttccgcacgtattttggcactcctgtgattccattcgcatgcacatggcaagatatggaggccggcaaaatgatcaaattcattttcatttatcctgtgattaattaatgaatttattatcgcgagacagtttttttctgaacaagaaatctcgtCACATTTTAAATGTAGGGAGATCTTGTGACGCCTCTACCTCTGACTAGTTGTGTGACTCAAGGCCAATAGCAACAAGCTGTAGATCACAggtgtgctctgctgtttttaaggacctacggCGAAATCCTTAATccaagcacctctatttcaggggttcccaaactttttgggACCATGGACCCCTTACAGGAGagaactagagaagcactcgtaGAGCGcaaacctccgccaagcgccatagttccccccatattgtgattcacaccaaaatgataatcctacattttttgtatcagtcttggatattttgtagaacctgttggaaacttatCTTgtatgccgaaaatggtccaatctcgcaatgttaaagaatctttttaaaaaatcctggatccagctaatgttagcgtgctaacacctagcatgatagtgttaAGTGTTCACAtaagtgtctacccatgaaaacagctaaaaatgctactatgatAATAttggcatgctagcaatgctaacatgctaaagttagcatgctaacgcctagcatgatagtggtaagtgtttatatatgtgtctactcatgaaaacagccaaaaatgctagtatgctaacgttCGCATGCTAttaatgctagcatgctaatgttagcatgctcgcGTAATATACCGAACGTGACCATTTtgaccattttctatgcccaaatggctaaaatgttcctatctcgcaatgttaaggAATCCTTTacaaaaattcctggatccagatggCGACAATTCCTGCAAATGTCATCAAAAagtaaatgtgaacacaaacaaacagataaacgccagcaaaaacataacctccacgCTGTGCTTGCACTTGGAGGAGGTAAAAATTTCCCAttcatatgagaaaaaaaatcaaatctgcCATttgtattgtcataaaattgacCGTATTGATGAACCCACTTTGTTTCATAATCAGTTGAAATACGTAATTGCTTCAAGTTGATCGTACGTCAACATAAtgataaacatgttattattacttACTGCCTCTTATTAACATTACTGGCAGAAAAGTGGGGTTGTCTTCTAGAAAGACGATGATAATATCGTGGTTTGAAAATGGTCTGAAAACGTTGCAATGTTTGCCACAACCATGtgaaaaatgccacaaaatcAGGAATTTTAGGCTGCAACGATCACAACAAAAAAGACACCCTGGAGGGCCTCTATATCTTATtaagtcattcaatcccagcctttttccaaaagacaaccccttcaatagcggccattttagaccattttgaccgATCTTTCATGGGGcaaagaatattgtgttgtatggttacataaacatggaacctaccaaaagacacattacactcccgtctttcatcacaacatacattttaagcataactttcactttgacacaattttttttttgcttttgtgacagctcaaataactaaacacaaaaaatgggttgttttacatcaaaataacaatttagtataaatataacaccatgaacgattcacagttttcacatttggaattgaacaatgtgtgtgcacgcatgtgtgcgtgtgtgtgcatgcgttaaaatgtgtaaccttctgcacgctacaccccTCCACACACACCCCTCCACACTCTTCCACTTCCTTCTTCCCCTCGTGGGATTTTTCTGTTAACGTGAtcgctgccgagctcttatctaatgcacttctgccacctagtggccgtttttatggcttcaagCTACTCTACAGCCAcatgcattagtggggagttgcgtcatcatctCTCTTAGTCTGCCGTgcaaaaagacgtataaatacgttgttgggatgggGAATTTTGgtttataaatacgtctttcgTATTggatgaattttatttttataatattcagAGGTCCAATAAATAGCGAGCTGGGGGCCGTCAGtgtcccccgggccgcactgtggacacccctggagtAACTCCTCCAAAGTGCTCGCTTCAAAAcgtgacatgcagaaaaccacTCCAAAGAAGTGCCTGTCACCATCTGCCGTTGAGTAACTAAGGGTCCCCAGGAATGAGGACGAAAGGGTGTTTTGTGGACGTCAGTAGCCAAGGGCAGGAGTGTTCATAATGAGGTGGTGACAGCGCCGTCGTTGGCCGCCTGCCGCCCGTCAGCAAGGTGACAGCATGTGTCAGCCGGCAGGTTTGGTCCCCACATTTGCTAATCAGTCCGCGTGAGTTACAACAGCCACTTAATGTATCTTGACGCAATTTATGCTACAGCTCTGACGTCGCCATTACTTATCTGCCGGCTGCACGCTGACCTCACTGGTGACCATTTCAAGTGATAGATCGTTCCATAAATATTTAATTCCCACACAATTACGTTGGTGCATTTGTCGTTACGATCTCATCTGCCATTTGGATCGTTGCCGCGTGAGTCAGCCTGGGCATCGCAGGGAGGACGCCATGTTCAACATGAGCAGAATTCTATTTTTGGTATGATCCCAAAACATTCAGCCCTTTCTCTCTTTATCATCAACCCTCCCCACCCCGCCGCCCCTAATCTGTGCGTCAGTTTTGAGGAGATCTTGGCTGAGAGTGACGGAGTGATGGTTGCCAGGGGCGACCTGGGCATTGAGATCCCGGCGGAGAAAGTCTTCATCGCCCAGAAGATGATGATTGGCCGCTGCAACTCTGCTGGCAAGCCTGTCATCTGTGCCACACAGGTCAGAggaggccacacacacacacacacacacacacacacacacacacacacacacacacacacatacacacacacacacacacacacacacgaggaaattaggtttttaaatgtacagtcgtccctcgctacattgcggttctaatatcgctccctcactcctttgtggtttttcaaaaatgaatttattaataaatgatggctgtttcgtggttgactatggacaattattagtaaaaaaaaaatcttgaaatacatttttatgtagtattctggccgctaggtgtcagtaaagatGCAAAACTTTGATGAGACAagatgatgagacatgacatgcatggaagtcagccacggcatgtccgacatgatggagCCGGGCTCGGGCACCTTTTTGGCGAAGAGAACCATAAAAACCACatatttgaaaatatatatgagccatatcatattttttaacattgaatacaactaaatgcgtgAATTTTTAAGCAAAACCAGCAACGAATATAATAAGTGTCTGAATTGATCCTTTTTGATAacgttgttatactgaagctaaacAATCATAAGTAAAATACTGATTCCCATtcatatctttctttctttttgccgtctttttcctcagaattaGCTCGCTGACTGTTTGATTGAAGGAGGGACGTTTACTtgttgacctctcaatgacgcGGGTAGGCTACTGCATCATTCAGTAATAACCAAGTTTTGGTGCCTAAcccggaaaatattggaaggTCAGCTGGCATTGGCTACGGCCAACCACATTacggtagaaaatggattaaaatgcattaaaaagttgtatatttagatttaagatgcattaaaaagttgtatatttagatttaagatatttttaacaatgtgacttctgtaatgttttactttaaaatgtcagcagaaaaaaaattatataaactTTCCCGTGTTAAGAAAGGTCGGAGAACCAGATGCAGTCATggaaagagccacatctggctcccgagccataggttccctacccctgtgatagagtgaaaagaagttctcctctcattttgtgtggaagtggtaaggttttgcctccttattttgtctttcttccccactccattttcttatttcatgtgtacataGCTCtaataattgcaaaaaaaaaaaacatatttagaaagtcctagtttttttatgctctaaccaaaaaactattccatttattaacgttGAATCCTTCTttggtcgggtgtggaaccaattgcatcaaacaatgaaaaaaaacatcacattttcatgtcattttattttgaagcataCTTGACAAGCAAGCACACCTGTAGAAACGATGTTTTGGACTAACTCAGTGCGAACACAGTGGAACCATTTTGAGTGAACAACCTGTAGAAGATGATGAACTCATCAATCCTGGTCAACCGTGTAAGTCGACATCAACGTACATGCTCGACTGCTTGTGGCAACATCAGACCTGACACCCAAAAGGCTGTTTCTATGAAAGATGGGTTCCTTTAcgtcaacttcattttttttgcaaaagcagatttgtttttatgttaGAATGGACATGCCAGTCCGAGGGATGCCAAATTAAACGGGTTTCACTGTGGAAGGCATAAGTGTCCATAAAATCCATCCTATAGGACAGGGAGGGTGTACAAAGTGTTGCCCGGGGGTCCATTTGCGGCACGGAGCTGTTTATTGGCTGTTTATTGGctcgtggcacattgtagaaattaaattaaacagacCCCCTGCTCAAAAAAGACAGCAGAATGGAGAAAAATGagcaaaagctgaaatgttggtattaacaatgaataataatacgctttgtcattGATAACTCAAAGCTGACACAAAGGTTTgtcttttaaatacatataaatcatcttttacatttatttttgcatttttacatattttaatgaatATCAAAATGGTCTCGACATCCTTTGACTTTCTCATATGCGCCCCGAgctggaaaaaatgtggaagccccatccattcatccatctaatTCCGCTTCCCTGAGGTCAGGTCGCGGGCGCAGCGgcttaagcagggaagcccagacttccctctacccggctacttcgtccagctcctcccggtggaccccgaggcgttcccaggccagctgagagacatagcctctccagcgtgtcctgggtcttccccaatgCCTCCTATCAGTCGGACgcacccaaaacaaaacaactcctCAGTGAGACGTCCAGGATGCATCCTGACCACATGCCCGacccacctcatctggctcctctcaatgcggaggagcagcggttaaACTCTGAGTTTCTcacggatgacagtgcttctcgcCTTACAAagtgagagccca
It contains:
- the pklr gene encoding pyruvate kinase PKLR isoform X2; its protein translation is MARIRRYSEAMTLPDSFIQRQQLDASMADTFLEHLCLLDIDQEPITARNTSVVCTIGPASRSIPKLQEMIKAGMNIARLNFSHGSHEYHGETIKNIREAVETITSDPLYYRPVAIALDTKGPEIRTGLVKGKVEGEVQLEKGSHVRVATAECDKDSTDGKTIWVDYPSLPRVLKKGGKMYIDDGLIGLKVLETGPDWVDAVVEAGGVLCSRKGVNLPGCDLLGLQAVSERDEADLRFGVAQGVDMVFASFIRSAQDVRDVRRALGAHGREIKVISKVESRQGVQNFEEILAESDGVMVARGDLGIEIPAEKVFIAQKMMIGRCNSAGKPVICATQMLESMVSHPRPTRAEGSDVANAVLDGADCVMLSSETAKGLFPVEAVAMMHSICREAEAAIFHQQLFEELRRLTPLSSDPTEVTAVGAVESSFKSCAGAIIVLTTSGRSAHLLSRYRPRCPIIAVTRSPQVARQSQLRRGVFPVLFHPLPAPVWADDVDNRVNFGMDIGKARGFLKTGDMVIVVTGWIPGSGHTNIMRAVNVQ
- the pklr gene encoding pyruvate kinase PKLR isoform X1, translated to MRAPARIRRYSEAMTLPDSFIQRQQLDASMADTFLEHLCLLDIDQEPITARNTSVVCTIGPASRSIPKLQEMIKAGMNIARLNFSHGSHEYHGETIKNIREAVETITSDPLYYRPVAIALDTKGPEIRTGLVKGKVEGEVQLEKGSHVRVATAECDKDSTDGKTIWVDYPSLPRVLKKGGKMYIDDGLIGLKVLETGPDWVDAVVEAGGVLCSRKGVNLPGCDLLGLQAVSERDEADLRFGVAQGVDMVFASFIRSAQDVRDVRRALGAHGREIKVISKVESRQGVQNFEEILAESDGVMVARGDLGIEIPAEKVFIAQKMMIGRCNSAGKPVICATQMLESMVSHPRPTRAEGSDVANAVLDGADCVMLSSETAKGLFPVEAVAMMHSICREAEAAIFHQQLFEELRRLTPLSSDPTEVTAVGAVESSFKSCAGAIIVLTTSGRSAHLLSRYRPRCPIIAVTRSPQVARQSQLRRGVFPVLFHPLPAPVWADDVDNRVNFGMDIGKARGFLKTGDMVIVVTGWIPGSGHTNIMRAVNVQ